A genomic region of Burkholderia humptydooensis contains the following coding sequences:
- a CDS encoding type II secretion system F family protein gives MALELNRHWAKLCLNADERLRVYRKIAKMLGNGLPLLKVLEELEWRASREGRKPREPLAIVLSDWRLAVQNGGMLSEAMDAWVPATEQMIVAAGEQAGRIEDALASVADIVQSSRKIRRAVTGGVAYPVGLVVMVIGYLYLFGTHVIPKFALIADPSHWHGAARSLYLMSLFVQGWMLVVVAALVAALVALAWSLPRWRGPLRIYADRVPPYSIYRLVAGSGFLIAFSALQASGVTVEKALLKIGAVAGPWLRERIDDTLVGVKSGLNAGEALLNTGYQFPSREIVEDLCIYAEYGGFDAALRMLADEWLEEGVARIAAQMRVLNGVAIVVLAVLIGWLVTGFFGIQQEIAAMTRAMH, from the coding sequence ATGGCACTTGAGCTGAATCGCCATTGGGCGAAGCTGTGCCTGAATGCCGACGAGCGGCTGCGCGTGTACCGGAAGATCGCGAAGATGCTCGGCAACGGGCTGCCGCTCCTCAAGGTGCTCGAGGAGCTCGAATGGCGCGCGTCGCGCGAGGGCCGCAAGCCGCGCGAGCCGCTCGCGATCGTGCTGTCCGACTGGCGCCTCGCCGTGCAGAACGGCGGGATGCTGTCCGAGGCGATGGACGCGTGGGTGCCCGCGACCGAGCAGATGATCGTCGCGGCGGGCGAGCAGGCGGGGCGCATCGAGGACGCGCTCGCGTCGGTCGCCGACATCGTGCAGTCGAGCCGCAAGATCCGCCGCGCGGTGACGGGCGGCGTCGCGTATCCGGTCGGCCTCGTCGTGATGGTGATCGGCTATCTGTACCTGTTCGGCACGCACGTGATTCCGAAATTCGCGCTGATCGCCGATCCGTCGCACTGGCACGGCGCCGCGCGCTCGCTGTATCTGATGTCGCTGTTCGTGCAGGGCTGGATGCTCGTCGTCGTCGCGGCGCTCGTTGCGGCGCTCGTCGCGCTCGCATGGTCGCTGCCGCGCTGGCGCGGGCCGCTGCGCATCTATGCGGACCGCGTGCCGCCTTATTCGATCTACCGGCTCGTCGCGGGCAGCGGCTTTCTGATCGCGTTCTCGGCGCTGCAGGCGTCGGGCGTCACGGTCGAGAAGGCGCTGCTGAAGATCGGCGCGGTCGCGGGGCCGTGGCTGCGCGAGCGGATCGACGACACGCTCGTCGGCGTGAAATCGGGCCTCAACGCCGGCGAGGCGCTGCTCAACACCGGCTATCAGTTTCCGTCGCGCGAGATCGTCGAGGATCTGTGCATCTACGCCGAGTACGGCGGCTTCGACGCGGCGCTCAGGATGCTCGCCGACGAATGGCTCGAAGAGGGCGTCGCGCGGATCGCCGCGCAGATGCGCGTGCTGAACGGCGTCGCGATCGTCGTGCTCGCGGTGCTGATCGGCTGGCTCGTGACGGGCTTCTTCGGCATCCAGCAGGAAATCGCCGCGATGACGCGCGCGATGCATTGA
- a CDS encoding type 4 pilus major pilin produces MKPLAAHPAYRHEPALCRRHRHERGASLLESIAYLGVAAIVIVGAIALLGSAFSSANTNRLAEELNAIQTGTKKLYMGQVNNYGNNAPLNANLVAAKVFPSTLPTDNNGNVSNAWGGAVTVTGVGQTFTVQYTNVPRDVCINTLTAGGNWRTVAIGGNAAIDYPVSPGNATTNCADNASIVWTSN; encoded by the coding sequence ATGAAACCACTCGCCGCCCATCCCGCCTACCGCCACGAGCCGGCGCTCTGCCGGCGCCACCGCCACGAGCGCGGCGCGTCGCTGCTCGAGAGCATCGCGTATCTCGGCGTCGCCGCGATCGTGATCGTCGGCGCGATCGCGCTGCTCGGCTCGGCGTTTTCCAGTGCGAACACGAACCGGCTCGCCGAGGAGCTGAACGCGATTCAGACGGGGACCAAGAAGCTTTATATGGGGCAGGTGAACAATTACGGGAACAATGCTCCGCTCAATGCGAACCTGGTTGCGGCGAAGGTGTTTCCGAGCACGCTGCCGACCGACAACAACGGCAACGTATCGAACGCGTGGGGCGGCGCGGTCACGGTGACGGGAGTCGGCCAGACCTTCACCGTCCAGTACACGAACGTCCCGCGCGACGTCTGCATCAATACGCTGACGGCGGGCGGCAACTGGCGGACGGTTGCGATCGGCGGGAATGCCGCGATCGACTATCCGGTTTCCCCCGGTAACGCGACGACAAATTGCGCGGACAACGCGTCGATCGTCTGGACGTCGAACTGA
- the pilM gene encoding type IV pilus biogenesis protein PilM, whose translation MYALAVALTFASLAAVYATLQGPSAVPALQPSRAAQALADNLAVYRQAALDYARTHPGTRGAVPNAQLPFPTWYPGANPLWRNYVERGTVVAYAASPPPVNIAGEIAALADGSLLAGVAYRGAVVRPGYANPNAPADGVPLPAGLSIANGLPVWMGQAY comes from the coding sequence ATGTACGCCTTGGCCGTCGCGCTGACCTTCGCATCGCTCGCCGCCGTCTACGCGACACTGCAAGGCCCGTCCGCCGTTCCCGCGCTGCAACCGTCGCGCGCCGCGCAAGCGCTCGCGGACAATCTCGCCGTTTACCGCCAGGCGGCGCTCGACTACGCGCGCACGCATCCGGGCACGCGCGGCGCGGTGCCGAACGCGCAGCTTCCGTTTCCGACGTGGTATCCGGGCGCGAACCCGCTTTGGCGCAACTACGTCGAGCGCGGCACGGTCGTCGCGTATGCGGCGTCGCCGCCGCCCGTGAACATCGCGGGCGAGATCGCGGCGCTCGCCGACGGCTCGCTGCTCGCGGGCGTTGCGTATCGCGGCGCGGTCGTGCGCCCCGGCTACGCGAATCCGAACGCGCCGGCGGACGGCGTGCCGCTGCCCGCGGGGCTTTCGATCGCAAACGGCCTTCCGGTCTGGATGGGGCAAGCGTACTGA
- the pilV gene encoding shufflon system plasmid conjugative transfer pilus tip adhesin PilV: MHFMSSRRRARGFALIEMLGALAIAALLLAGIAAMLDTSLDDVRAQQAAQYQAQVTAAATRALKRDYDAWLQRANAQAPVVMTLADLQATNDLPAALQTRNAYGQHTCVLVKRTASGVGLDALVVTTGGETIGDKELGLVAASAGPGGGSIATSAPALARGAFDAWRMPLGTYLGGSSPTCDPADAAPPNAGHLASEIFFNGPGQQINSDYLYRVGVGGHPEANAMQVPIWLTHTFVEGSTDAANCGAAGSYANGKLGADAAGNLLSCKSGVWRGAGGHWKDPVATADDLPTDASNETGDVRLTLDTFRAFAWTGYAWKALAVDQNGNLIVPGVVSANQYEITGRVVINTPCAPDPSRPNAGLVSMDQDGQVLSCQDGKWLPQSGIKIGGTETACEILMETPGATDFSCGYTYRGPYPNPPLITYESDGTYTYTIDRPVKLDNNGLISVSAYMHMSYATCALKGREGQMRLVVDVIDVQSDRVIAHGEAQSTKLIEDAATINVTLNQAAEPRSGYTVRLSSKWATYDSYSGTPWTSTYCSGGKTFLQTPLVTGWTINSFY; encoded by the coding sequence ATGCATTTCATGTCTTCCCGCCGCCGCGCGCGCGGCTTCGCGCTGATCGAGATGCTCGGCGCGCTCGCGATCGCCGCGCTGCTGCTCGCCGGCATCGCGGCGATGCTGGACACGTCGCTCGACGACGTGCGCGCGCAGCAGGCCGCGCAATACCAGGCGCAGGTGACGGCCGCGGCGACGCGTGCGTTGAAGCGCGACTACGACGCGTGGCTGCAGCGCGCGAACGCGCAAGCGCCCGTCGTGATGACGCTCGCCGATTTGCAGGCGACGAACGATTTGCCCGCCGCGCTGCAGACGCGGAACGCGTATGGTCAGCACACGTGCGTGCTCGTCAAGCGCACCGCGAGCGGCGTCGGACTCGACGCGCTCGTCGTGACGACGGGCGGCGAGACGATCGGCGACAAGGAGCTCGGGCTCGTCGCCGCGAGCGCGGGGCCGGGCGGCGGCTCGATCGCCACGAGCGCGCCCGCGCTCGCGCGCGGCGCGTTTGACGCATGGCGCATGCCGCTCGGCACCTACCTCGGCGGCAGCTCGCCGACATGCGATCCGGCCGACGCCGCGCCGCCGAATGCCGGCCATCTCGCCAGCGAGATCTTCTTCAACGGGCCGGGCCAGCAGATCAACAGCGATTACCTGTACCGCGTCGGCGTCGGCGGCCATCCGGAGGCGAACGCGATGCAGGTGCCGATCTGGCTCACGCACACGTTCGTCGAAGGCAGCACGGACGCGGCGAACTGCGGCGCGGCGGGCAGTTACGCGAACGGCAAGCTCGGCGCCGACGCGGCCGGCAATCTGCTGAGCTGCAAGAGCGGCGTGTGGCGCGGCGCGGGCGGCCACTGGAAGGACCCCGTCGCCACGGCCGACGATCTGCCCACCGACGCATCGAACGAAACCGGCGACGTGCGCCTCACGCTCGACACGTTCCGCGCGTTTGCGTGGACGGGCTACGCCTGGAAGGCGCTCGCCGTGGACCAGAACGGCAACCTGATCGTGCCCGGCGTCGTCTCCGCGAACCAGTACGAAATCACCGGGCGCGTCGTCATCAACACGCCGTGCGCGCCCGATCCGAGCCGGCCGAACGCGGGACTCGTGTCGATGGACCAGGACGGGCAGGTGCTGTCGTGCCAGGACGGCAAGTGGCTGCCGCAATCGGGGATCAAGATCGGCGGCACGGAGACGGCGTGCGAGATCCTGATGGAGACGCCCGGCGCGACCGATTTCTCGTGCGGGTACACCTACCGCGGCCCCTATCCGAACCCGCCGCTCATCACGTACGAATCGGACGGCACGTACACGTACACGATCGACCGGCCGGTGAAGCTCGACAACAACGGGCTCATTTCGGTGAGCGCGTACATGCACATGAGCTACGCGACGTGCGCGCTGAAAGGGCGGGAAGGACAGATGCGTCTCGTCGTCGACGTGATCGACGTTCAAAGCGACCGGGTGATCGCGCACGGCGAGGCGCAATCGACGAAGCTGATCGAGGACGCCGCGACGATCAACGTCACGCTGAATCAGGCCGCCGAGCCGCGCAGCGGCTACACGGTCAGGCTTTCGAGCAAGTGGGCGACGTACGACAGCTACTCGGGAACGCCGTGGACGTCGACCTATTGCAGCGGCGGCAAGACCTTCCTCCAGACGCCGCTCGTGACCGGCTGGACGATCAATTCGTTCTATTGA
- the sctC gene encoding type III secretion system outer membrane ring subunit SctC, which yields MKAKIPVLLSLLCSLASLSADAAPVRWRSAEIQYAAEGKDVKDVLRDLAASQNIAANVAPGVSGAVSGKMRMSPQRFLDTLAASFGFVWYYDGTVLYVTPASDMKSTLVKLDHANTGDLRDLLEQMKVADPRYPVTYNARQRTALVAGPPRYVELVTSVAARLDENSARTGGTAIRVFSLKHAWAADRDVNVDGTTVTMPGVASLLNRMYHPGDGKRASQTTVGQPISRAAPMTDLGGGRSGVPPLPPLPPYMQAAQSGDGAGMPAGGDPRPGGLLAAAIANPGAARAPGGGMPDANGLPGGASGVAAGAGDAPDLPVIQADPRTNSILVRDVPEHMAQYPDLIALLDVKPRLIEIEARIIEIDDGALRQLGVDWRAHNSHVDLQTGTGLTSQNSYANGSLNPTFGSISLSGNDSVGVPASPLGLSLTAVLGDAGRYLLARINALESSNQARTDASPKVTTLDNVEAVMDNKKQFFVRVAGYTSADLYSISTGVSLRVLPMVVEEGGRTQIKLDVRIVDGELSQQTVDNIPVIVSNEINTQAFIEQGQALLIAGYKVDARSNTQSGVPVLSKLPLLGALFRSTDKQDSHSERLFLVTPRVIEP from the coding sequence ATGAAGGCCAAGATCCCCGTTTTGCTGTCCCTGCTGTGCTCGCTCGCGAGCCTTTCCGCCGATGCCGCGCCCGTCCGCTGGCGCAGCGCCGAAATCCAGTACGCGGCGGAAGGCAAGGACGTGAAGGACGTGCTGCGCGATCTCGCCGCGAGCCAGAACATCGCGGCGAACGTTGCGCCCGGCGTGAGCGGCGCCGTCAGCGGCAAGATGAGGATGTCGCCGCAGCGCTTTCTCGATACGCTCGCCGCGTCGTTCGGCTTCGTCTGGTATTACGACGGCACCGTGCTGTACGTGACGCCCGCGAGCGACATGAAGAGCACGCTCGTCAAGCTCGATCACGCGAACACGGGCGACCTGCGCGATCTGCTCGAACAGATGAAGGTTGCCGATCCGCGCTATCCGGTCACCTACAACGCGCGGCAGCGCACCGCGCTCGTCGCGGGGCCGCCGCGCTACGTCGAGCTCGTGACGAGCGTCGCCGCGCGGCTCGACGAGAATTCCGCGCGCACGGGCGGCACGGCGATCCGCGTGTTCTCGCTGAAGCACGCGTGGGCCGCCGATCGTGACGTGAACGTCGACGGCACGACGGTGACGATGCCGGGTGTCGCATCGCTGCTGAACCGGATGTATCACCCCGGCGACGGCAAGCGCGCGTCGCAGACGACGGTCGGCCAGCCGATCAGCCGCGCCGCGCCGATGACGGATCTCGGCGGCGGGCGCAGCGGCGTGCCGCCGTTGCCGCCGCTGCCGCCGTACATGCAGGCCGCGCAGTCGGGCGACGGCGCGGGCATGCCGGCGGGCGGCGATCCGCGCCCGGGCGGCCTGCTCGCCGCGGCGATCGCGAATCCGGGCGCGGCGCGCGCGCCCGGCGGCGGCATGCCCGACGCGAACGGCTTGCCCGGCGGCGCGAGCGGCGTGGCAGCGGGCGCGGGCGACGCGCCCGACCTGCCGGTGATCCAGGCCGACCCGCGCACGAACTCGATCCTCGTGCGCGACGTGCCCGAGCACATGGCGCAGTATCCGGACCTGATCGCGCTCCTCGACGTGAAGCCGCGCCTGATCGAGATCGAGGCGCGCATCATCGAGATCGACGACGGCGCGCTCAGGCAGCTCGGCGTCGACTGGCGCGCGCACAACAGCCATGTCGACCTGCAGACGGGCACGGGGCTCACGTCGCAGAATTCGTATGCGAACGGCTCGCTGAATCCGACGTTCGGCTCGATCTCGCTGTCGGGCAACGATTCGGTCGGCGTGCCGGCGAGCCCGCTCGGGCTGTCGCTGACGGCCGTGCTCGGCGATGCCGGCCGCTACCTGCTCGCGCGGATCAACGCGCTCGAATCGTCGAACCAGGCGCGCACCGACGCAAGCCCGAAAGTCACGACGCTCGACAACGTCGAGGCGGTGATGGACAACAAGAAGCAGTTCTTCGTGCGCGTCGCGGGCTACACGTCGGCCGACCTTTACAGCATCTCGACGGGCGTGTCGCTGCGCGTGCTGCCGATGGTCGTCGAGGAAGGCGGACGCACGCAGATCAAGCTCGACGTGCGGATCGTCGACGGCGAGCTGTCGCAGCAGACGGTCGACAACATTCCGGTCATCGTGTCGAACGAGATCAACACGCAGGCGTTCATCGAGCAGGGGCAGGCGCTCCTGATCGCGGGCTACAAGGTGGACGCGCGCTCGAACACGCAATCGGGCGTGCCGGTGCTGTCGAAGCTGCCGTTGCTCGGCGCGCTGTTCCGCTCGACCGACAAGCAGGACAGCCATAGCGAGCGGCTCTTTCTCGTGACGCCGCGGGTGATCGAGCCTTGA
- a CDS encoding PAAR domain-containing protein gives MRRYDIVKGDLTTAGGIVQRGDGGDLLNGREQAYEHDPVLCPACKTIGKIACDGPRISSTGPDGRQAALSDDLCICLCSPSPKLVASQSASYIEV, from the coding sequence ATGCGACGATATGACATCGTGAAAGGCGACCTGACGACAGCCGGCGGCATCGTGCAAAGAGGCGATGGCGGCGACCTGCTGAATGGCCGCGAACAAGCATATGAGCACGATCCTGTGCTGTGCCCGGCGTGTAAAACAATCGGCAAGATTGCGTGTGATGGTCCCCGAATTTCGAGCACGGGGCCGGATGGGCGACAGGCGGCGTTAAGCGACGATCTTTGTATCTGCTTGTGTTCGCCGTCGCCGAAACTGGTGGCATCTCAGTCGGCGTCATATATCGAAGTCTGA
- a CDS encoding T6SS immunity protein Tli4 family protein: MLTRISRILIVVVGVCASSITYSGEPTMTNPLLSKPRPWCVGRFVFDRPSTSEISNQRYEFRGEKLETQYKTSLEIYQSKVGSLEKDLKSRQRVNPINLEEKTGLSWLEKMIAPTKDSKVFVFQKGVAKGVSLPFHTEGYLYDDHMLFHTTGSIGETALNDADGIYRDVYRRIKARDNWSVPTESGFCFDGGIVTGSSTYPEELSQSIALMPGRPALLVIQMRESISQDQGKPLTKTLPDLRAQMDRVAGSGSYRILRQGKRTVGGMDGEEVLFELKDGPITSYRFYLLAPGDPSTLAKPHTAIQLLLGSPSPDLPPDQATSPVDETGALQTWDTLLNSLRLRPGAV; the protein is encoded by the coding sequence ATGCTGACTCGTATTTCACGAATTCTGATTGTGGTGGTGGGCGTGTGCGCCAGCTCGATAACCTACTCCGGGGAACCGACGATGACCAATCCTTTGTTGTCCAAGCCGCGTCCGTGGTGTGTCGGTCGCTTTGTATTCGACCGTCCCTCGACGAGTGAAATTTCTAATCAGCGGTATGAGTTCCGGGGCGAAAAACTCGAAACGCAGTACAAAACATCGCTTGAGATCTATCAATCAAAAGTTGGATCTTTAGAAAAAGACTTGAAATCCAGGCAGCGCGTTAATCCGATAAATTTAGAAGAAAAAACGGGACTCTCATGGTTAGAAAAGATGATTGCACCGACGAAGGATTCTAAGGTCTTTGTTTTTCAGAAAGGCGTAGCAAAAGGCGTCAGCCTACCATTTCACACCGAAGGCTACCTTTACGACGACCATATGTTATTTCATACGACCGGCAGCATTGGCGAAACAGCCCTTAATGACGCAGATGGAATCTACAGGGATGTTTATCGGCGCATAAAAGCACGCGATAACTGGTCGGTGCCGACGGAATCGGGTTTCTGTTTCGACGGTGGAATCGTGACAGGTTCGTCTACGTACCCGGAAGAATTGAGCCAGTCTATTGCGTTGATGCCGGGACGTCCGGCGCTGTTGGTGATCCAGATGCGGGAGTCCATCAGTCAGGATCAAGGGAAGCCACTAACCAAGACATTGCCCGACCTGCGTGCGCAGATGGATCGGGTCGCAGGCAGCGGGAGCTATCGCATCCTGCGTCAAGGCAAACGCACGGTGGGCGGAATGGACGGCGAAGAAGTGTTATTCGAACTAAAGGACGGCCCGATTACGTCGTATCGTTTCTACCTGCTGGCTCCGGGTGATCCAAGCACGCTCGCGAAGCCGCATACGGCAATCCAATTGTTGCTGGGTTCCCCCTCCCCTGATCTGCCGCCGGATCAAGCAACGTCGCCAGTGGACGAGACTGGCGCACTGCAAACATGGGACACGCTGCTGAATAGCTTGCGGTTGCGTCCGGGCGCGGTTTAA
- a CDS encoding esterase/lipase family protein, producing the protein MSDNPTDNPGGVAPSDGDAAEQEVVQVMGRTAPDGSSYGHFTLTPASDTRSKELLCDVRPIIPVIFLPGVMGSLLTNTDTGDEMFFAPNTDGMLGNLGGLPALLGLWFKGASTRETQFDPTKAAVTPHGPINVGKHGENDSPEQYVDEAEARRRGWGSIHRTSYHPVLAWLEEQLNRPKFMGKPHGVWVTPDSTGEKWALKPLLGTEPADYGATDAGTQGKGQAIDEKSTAFNHFAKFRYRVYAIGYNWLQSNEKSGLDVINGSDYKDPKTKKITRLMGIKEIIAENHTDKAIILTHSMGGLVARMAIAMHGAGNLMYGVFHSVQPATGAPVAAKRFRTGAGNEGALKGFINGSLVGNNAAEFTAVAANAPGPLELLPMPDYHKGEPWWIFARINGQPVMQLPKGGNAYGDIYANPQWYGLVPDASLLDPAGIVNERLKAKGNKETIFSGFKDVMLDVVTRQSKIKDAYHGKTYISYAGGGLESREKSRPSGEKGKPAIEPGEKLEDLLGWGTVIWTGNLPADVTEDELRAATFLHVDPNSDSGKGNLRIYLESRKLVVEFEVQKVAKLPPGSTTTDPSKNGIVPGDGTVPVWSAEAPASSASGGAAPGVQMVFDQGGYEHQFSYNHPWTRWALLYSIVQIAQEAPEPSC; encoded by the coding sequence ATGAGCGATAACCCGACTGACAATCCGGGCGGCGTTGCGCCGTCCGATGGCGATGCGGCCGAGCAAGAGGTCGTGCAGGTGATGGGGCGCACTGCCCCGGATGGATCGTCGTACGGCCACTTTACGTTGACGCCAGCGAGCGACACGCGCAGCAAGGAATTGTTGTGCGACGTGCGGCCCATCATTCCGGTGATCTTTCTGCCGGGCGTCATGGGCTCGCTCTTGACGAACACCGATACCGGCGACGAGATGTTCTTCGCACCAAACACGGACGGGATGCTGGGGAACCTGGGCGGACTTCCCGCGCTGCTTGGATTGTGGTTCAAGGGCGCGTCCACGCGCGAAACGCAGTTCGATCCGACCAAGGCGGCGGTGACGCCACATGGGCCGATCAATGTCGGCAAACATGGCGAGAACGATAGCCCGGAGCAGTACGTGGACGAGGCGGAAGCACGCCGCCGGGGGTGGGGGTCGATACACCGGACCAGCTATCACCCGGTTTTGGCTTGGCTGGAAGAACAACTCAATCGCCCTAAGTTTATGGGTAAGCCGCATGGGGTGTGGGTGACGCCCGATTCAACGGGTGAGAAGTGGGCGCTCAAGCCGCTGCTTGGAACCGAACCTGCCGACTATGGGGCGACCGACGCGGGGACGCAGGGCAAGGGTCAAGCGATTGACGAGAAATCGACTGCATTCAATCACTTCGCGAAGTTTCGATATCGGGTCTATGCGATTGGCTATAACTGGCTGCAATCGAACGAAAAATCCGGACTCGATGTAATAAACGGCTCGGATTACAAAGACCCGAAGACCAAGAAGATAACGCGCCTGATGGGCATCAAGGAAATCATCGCAGAGAACCATACCGACAAGGCGATCATTCTGACGCATTCGATGGGTGGACTGGTCGCACGGATGGCGATTGCGATGCACGGCGCGGGGAACCTGATGTATGGGGTGTTTCATAGCGTGCAGCCCGCAACCGGCGCCCCGGTTGCGGCGAAGCGGTTCAGGACCGGAGCCGGTAACGAGGGCGCGTTGAAGGGCTTCATCAACGGCAGCCTGGTCGGGAACAACGCGGCGGAGTTCACGGCGGTTGCAGCGAACGCACCGGGGCCGCTGGAGCTATTACCGATGCCGGACTATCACAAGGGTGAGCCGTGGTGGATATTTGCGCGGATCAATGGCCAACCGGTAATGCAGTTGCCGAAAGGTGGCAACGCGTACGGCGATATTTACGCAAATCCACAGTGGTACGGATTGGTGCCAGATGCATCATTGCTCGACCCGGCTGGAATTGTGAATGAACGTTTGAAAGCAAAGGGAAATAAAGAGACTATTTTTAGCGGCTTCAAAGATGTCATGCTAGATGTCGTAACCAGGCAAAGTAAGATCAAAGATGCTTACCACGGGAAGACGTATATTTCTTATGCGGGTGGCGGACTGGAGTCGAGAGAAAAATCTAGGCCGAGCGGGGAGAAAGGTAAACCCGCTATCGAGCCGGGCGAGAAGCTTGAAGATCTATTGGGATGGGGCACGGTGATTTGGACCGGAAACCTGCCGGCCGATGTGACGGAAGATGAACTGCGTGCCGCGACCTTCTTGCATGTCGATCCCAATTCGGACTCGGGCAAGGGAAACCTGCGAATCTATCTGGAATCGCGTAAGCTGGTCGTCGAATTCGAAGTGCAAAAGGTGGCAAAGCTTCCTCCCGGTAGCACCACAACCGACCCAAGCAAGAATGGCATCGTTCCAGGTGACGGCACGGTGCCCGTATGGTCGGCGGAAGCCCCCGCAAGCAGTGCAAGTGGCGGTGCGGCTCCGGGTGTACAGATGGTGTTCGATCAAGGCGGCTACGAACATCAGTTCAGCTACAACCATCCGTGGACCCGATGGGCGTTGCTCTATAGCATTGTACAAATTGCGCAAGAAGCGCCGGAGCCGTCATGCTGA